One genomic window of Salvelinus sp. IW2-2015 unplaced genomic scaffold, ASM291031v2 Un_scaffold2019, whole genome shotgun sequence includes the following:
- the LOC112072746 gene encoding mitogen-activated protein kinase kinase kinase 14 isoform X1, whose product MAVNQRIFNSTRPFSGSPQIELKGSYPSRPSPEDRTSDEEGKEREGDFMACLKPRLIQVLTQGTAEQVGEAGPLNYQKNSFIAQAECETSQQFSPSCSERSYVGSPNCLINRDSSEHNNVACSTAASNQDKPGSPAHCSPRKKPRKKQKRKEKKEEQRETGKQGKQRQRRRVPSGVPEQETQTGSSPQLIQTQQDASEHQSNISTSYSSSIPSLEAHDTRRPPYPLQDCNRGPSHSHLYWGPQVFSPPSNLSTYGQESDSDSPLSSVGDCSLALAGLRGSVSQEDRCYAGPFCKDFCKDVERDVREKEGEVSETDTNEGLIFNENIQPVNYEYREGKDYSLCKSINTGSYGEVHSVQDNRTHFRFGAKKILLKSFSSEEVGTWSALKSPRVVELFGVIREGPYVVLFMDLKAGSVGQLIKERGRLPEDLALHYHCQVLGALEHLLKRRVLHLDIKVMWNTRVADRVLISSTCVVKPEHHRLRTRQAGNFPQRDSPLLFRGRMRSPDREKERQN is encoded by the exons ATGGCGGTGAATCAAAGGATCTTTAACTCGACCAGACCATTCTCAGGGTCACCCCAAATAGAGCTGAAGGGGTCTTACCCAAGCCGCCCCAGCCCAGAAGACAGGACGAGTGacgaggaggggaaggagagggaaggggactTCATGGCTTGTTTAAAACCCAGACTAATTCAAGTCCTAACACAGGGCACAGCAGAACAAGTGGGTGAAGCAGGTCCACTGAACTATCAAAAGAACTCGTTCATAGCCCAGGCTGAAT GTGAAACCTCCCAGCAGTTCAGCCCTTCCTGCTCCGAACGCTCCTATGTCGGGTCCCCCAACTGCTTAATCAACCG GGACTCATCAGAGCACAACAATGTGGCGTGTTCCACCGCAGCCTCCAACCAGGACAAACCAGGCTCCCCGGCCCACTGCTCACCCAGGAAGAAGCCAAGGAAGAAacagaagaggaaggagaagaaagaggagcagagggagacagggaagcaagggaagcagagacagagacgtAGAGTACCTTCTGGTGTCCCTGAGCAGGAGACCCAGACTGGCAGTTCTCCTCAACTGATCCAGACCCAG CAGGACGCTTCAGAGCACCAAAGTAACATCAGCACTTCATACAGTAGCAGTATCCCGAGTTTAGAGGCGCATGACACAAGACGCCCCCCTTACCCCCTCCAGGACTGCAACAGGGGCCCCAGCCATTCCCACCTCTACTGGGGCCCCCAGGTGTTTAGCCCcccctccaacctctccaccTATGGGCAGGAGAGTGACTCAGACTCTCCTCTCAGCAGTGTGGGAGACTGTTCATTGGCCCTAGCAGGGCTCAGGGGCAGTGTCAGTCAGGAAGACCGATGCTATGCAGGTCCATTCTGCAAAGACTTCTGCAAAGACGTGGAAAGGGATgtcagggagaaggagggagaagtcTCAGAGACTGACACCAACGAGGGCCTGATCTTCAATGAG AATATTCAGCCTGTGAATTATGAGTACAGGGAGGGGAAGGACTACAGCCTCTGCAAGTCTATCAACACAGGGTCATACGGGGAAGTGCACAGTGTGCAAGACAACAGAACACACTTCAGATTTGGCGCCAAAAAG atTCTCCTGAAGAGTTTTAGTAGTGAGGAAGTGGGTACGTGGAGTGCCCTGAAGTCTCCTCGCGTGGTGGAACTCTTCGGAGTGATCAGAGAGGGGCCCTACGTTGTCCTCTTCATGGACCTCAAAGCTG GCTCTGTGGGTCAGCTTATTAAAGAGAGGGGTCGGCTACCTGAGGACCTGGCCCTACACTACCACTGTCAGGTTCTGGGGGCGCTGGAACACCTGCTGAAGAGACGAGTGCTGCATCTGGACATAAAGG TTATGTGGAACACAAGAGTCGCAGATCGTGTCTTGATCTCCAGCACCTGTGTTGTGAAACCAGAGCACCACAGACTG
- the LOC112072746 gene encoding mitogen-activated protein kinase kinase kinase 14 isoform X2, producing MAVNQRIFNSTRPFSGSPQIELKGSYPSRPSPEDRTSDEEGKEREGDFMACLKPRLIQVLTQGTAEQVGEAGPLNYQKNSFIAQAECETSQQFSPSCSERSYVGSPNCLINRDSSEHNNVACSTAASNQDKPGSPAHCSPRKKPRKKQKRKEKKEEQRETGKQGKQRQRRRVPSGVPEQETQTGSSPQLIQTQQDASEHQSNISTSYSSSIPSLEAHDTRRPPYPLQDCNRGPSHSHLYWGPQVFSPPSNLSTYGQESDSDSPLSSVGDCSLALAGLRGSVSQEDRCYAGPFCKDFCKDVERDVREKEGEVSETDTNEGLIFNENIQPVNYEYREGKDYSLCKSINTGSYGEVHSVQDNRTHFRFGAKKILLKSFSSEEVGTWSALKSPRVVELFGVIREGPYVVLFMDLKAGSVGQLIKERGRLPEDLALHYHCQVLGALEHLLKRRVLHLDIKEHHRLRTRQAGNFPQRDSPLLFRGRMRSPDREKERQN from the exons ATGGCGGTGAATCAAAGGATCTTTAACTCGACCAGACCATTCTCAGGGTCACCCCAAATAGAGCTGAAGGGGTCTTACCCAAGCCGCCCCAGCCCAGAAGACAGGACGAGTGacgaggaggggaaggagagggaaggggactTCATGGCTTGTTTAAAACCCAGACTAATTCAAGTCCTAACACAGGGCACAGCAGAACAAGTGGGTGAAGCAGGTCCACTGAACTATCAAAAGAACTCGTTCATAGCCCAGGCTGAAT GTGAAACCTCCCAGCAGTTCAGCCCTTCCTGCTCCGAACGCTCCTATGTCGGGTCCCCCAACTGCTTAATCAACCG GGACTCATCAGAGCACAACAATGTGGCGTGTTCCACCGCAGCCTCCAACCAGGACAAACCAGGCTCCCCGGCCCACTGCTCACCCAGGAAGAAGCCAAGGAAGAAacagaagaggaaggagaagaaagaggagcagagggagacagggaagcaagggaagcagagacagagacgtAGAGTACCTTCTGGTGTCCCTGAGCAGGAGACCCAGACTGGCAGTTCTCCTCAACTGATCCAGACCCAG CAGGACGCTTCAGAGCACCAAAGTAACATCAGCACTTCATACAGTAGCAGTATCCCGAGTTTAGAGGCGCATGACACAAGACGCCCCCCTTACCCCCTCCAGGACTGCAACAGGGGCCCCAGCCATTCCCACCTCTACTGGGGCCCCCAGGTGTTTAGCCCcccctccaacctctccaccTATGGGCAGGAGAGTGACTCAGACTCTCCTCTCAGCAGTGTGGGAGACTGTTCATTGGCCCTAGCAGGGCTCAGGGGCAGTGTCAGTCAGGAAGACCGATGCTATGCAGGTCCATTCTGCAAAGACTTCTGCAAAGACGTGGAAAGGGATgtcagggagaaggagggagaagtcTCAGAGACTGACACCAACGAGGGCCTGATCTTCAATGAG AATATTCAGCCTGTGAATTATGAGTACAGGGAGGGGAAGGACTACAGCCTCTGCAAGTCTATCAACACAGGGTCATACGGGGAAGTGCACAGTGTGCAAGACAACAGAACACACTTCAGATTTGGCGCCAAAAAG atTCTCCTGAAGAGTTTTAGTAGTGAGGAAGTGGGTACGTGGAGTGCCCTGAAGTCTCCTCGCGTGGTGGAACTCTTCGGAGTGATCAGAGAGGGGCCCTACGTTGTCCTCTTCATGGACCTCAAAGCTG GCTCTGTGGGTCAGCTTATTAAAGAGAGGGGTCGGCTACCTGAGGACCTGGCCCTACACTACCACTGTCAGGTTCTGGGGGCGCTGGAACACCTGCTGAAGAGACGAGTGCTGCATCTGGACATAAAGG AGCACCACAGACTG